The following are encoded in a window of Salmo trutta chromosome 9, fSalTru1.1, whole genome shotgun sequence genomic DNA:
- the LOC115200391 gene encoding VIP36-like protein, with amino-acid sequence MSKSNWFRLSSFQIFDLMFNQRNIHELTCLFTIVVILTCQCLADDGYEMDDFLKREHSLTKPYQGVGFSSSSHWDLMGNAIITTEHVRLTPDLQSRQGAVWSRVPCYLRDWELQVHFKIHGQGKKNLNGDGMALWYTKERMQTGPVFGNMNLFTGLGVFLDTYPTENNNHEKKYNPSTQRVFPYVSGMVGNGTLAYEHDRDGQSTELGGCTALVRNIPHDTFLLIRYTKNRLTIQIDVDGKQQWRDCLDLPGVRLPQGYFFGASSVTGDLSDNHDLISMKLYQLTVERPQEVEELTVPSVDNFEQLNKVEVQEEGMSGVQLFFTIVFSIIRIVLLGVVVVVMYGRWKENSPKRFY; translated from the exons ATGAGCAAGTCCAATTGGTTTCGGTTGAGCAGTTTTCAGATATTTGATTTAATGTTTAATCAGCGAAACATTCATGAATTAACATGTCTGTTTACTATTGTCGTTATTTTAACGTGTCAGTGTCTGGCAGACGATGGCTACGAAATGGATGACTTTTTAAAAAGGGAGCACTCGCTTACCAAACCATACCAAG gGGTGGGCTTCTCCAGTTCCTCCCATTGGGACCTGATGGGCAATGCCATAATCACCACTGAGCATGTGCGACTGACCCCTGACTTGCAGAGCAGACAAGGAGCAGTGTGGAGCCGCGTT CCCTGTTACCTGAGGGACTGGGAGCTGCAGGTGCACTTTAAGATCCATGGCCAGGGGAAGAAGAACCTGAATGGAGATGGAATGGCTCTGTGGTACACCAAGGAACGCATGCAGACAG GTCCTGTGTTTGGAAACATGAACCTCTTCACCGGCCTTGGAGTATTTTTGGACACCTACCCCACTGAAAATAATAACCATGAG AAGAAGTACAATCCTTCAACTCAG AGGGTGTTTCCATACGTGTCAGGTATGGTGGGAAACGGGACTCTGGCATATGAGCACGATCGTGATGGCCAGTCTACGGAGCTTGGCGGGTGCACGGCCCTAGTGCGCAACATCCCCCATGACACCTTCCTCCTCATCAGATACACCAAAAACAGACTGACA ATACAGATTGATGTTGATGGCAAACAGCAGTGGCGGGACTGTCTGGACCTACCAGGGGTGCGGCTGCCTCAGGGCTACTTCTTTGGAGCCTCCTCTGTTACTGGAGACCTGTCAG ACAACCATGATCTGATCTCTATGAAGCTGTACCAGCTGACCGTGGAGCGTCCTCAGGAGGTGGAAGAGCTCACTGTCCCCAGTGTTGATAACTTTGAGCAATTGAACAAAG TGGAGGTGCAAGAGGAGGGGATGAGTGGAGTCCAGCTCTTCTTCACCATAGTCTTCTCCATCATCCGTATCGTCCTactgggggtggtggtggtggtcatgTACGGGCGCTGGAAGGAAAACAGCCCCAAACGTTtctactga